The following is a genomic window from Anopheles aquasalis chromosome 3, idAnoAquaMG_Q_19, whole genome shotgun sequence.
CGCAGTTCCTACTATGCTGCGCCGGGGTTTTCGCGCTCTACCTCGTGTATGGCTACATGCAAGAGCTGATCTTCACACTCGATGGCTTCCGGCCGTACGGTTGGTTCCTCACGTTGATCCAGTTTGCGTACTACATCGGATTCGGGTGGATCGAACGCTCGCTGGAGAGGACGACCGTCCCCCGGTGTATCCCGATGCGAACGTATGCCCTGTTGGCCTTTCTCACGCTCGGGACGATGGGTCTCTCGAACTCGAGCGTCGGCTATCTGAACTATCCGACGCAGGTCATCTTCAAGTGCTGCAAACTGATTCCGGTGCTGATTGGCAGCGTGCTGATACAGGGCAAAAAGCACGGTCCGATGGATTTCTTTGCCGCGTTCGCCATGTGCCTGGGGTTGATCCTGTTCACGCTGGCCGATTCGCAGGTGCAACCGGATTTCGATCCGTTCGGCGTGTTTCTCATCTCGATGGCGCTACTCTGCGATGCGGCGATTGGGAACGTTCAGGAGAAAGCCATGCGAGAGTACCGGGCCCCCAACAACGAGGTGGTCATCTTCTCGTACGGCATCGGATTTGTGTATCTCGCCGTGATCATGCTGGTGTCTGGCCATCTGTACAAGGGCATCGTGTTCTGTGCACAGCATCCAGTGGAAACGTATGGCTATGCATTCCTCTTCAGCCTTACCGGATATCTTGGAATACAGATCGTGCTAACGTTGGTGCGGACGTGCGGAGCGCCCATGGCCGCTACCGTCACAACGGCACGGAAAGCCGTGACCATAGCGCTATCGTTCGTCTTCTTCAGCAAACCATTCACTATACAGTaagaacacgaacacggaacTACAACACAAGAGATCGAATATtaacccttttttccatcatccatccgcAGATATCTCTGGTCCGGGCTGATAGTCGTTTTTGGCATTTACCTGAACGTCTACAGCAAGCGCAGCAAGCTTACCTTTGCCGATTTGGGTAAAATGGTTAGGACAATCTACCAGGGCACGATATCGCGAATGCCGATGGCAAGGCAGGGTACCAAAAAGCTGCTCCTTGAAGTGTGATCCTGCAAAGTGCCGTACTACAGCAGCAAGTGATTAtggaaaacaacattcaactAAAAGTTTAATCATCACGCAATATATGTTAAGATATggaaacgaacgacgaaaaTACAGTTCTTCTTGTTAACTCCATGACGATAGCGGAGAAGAATGTTTAGAAAATGACCATTGCAGATAGCTGAATCCTGGTTGTTGCTGCGTAGCTGACTTTTCGGAATTTCAAGCAACTCTTTAGCACACAGCGCATTTCACTTTGTTCAATGCATCGCCATCGATTCCTTGCGCTTCGGTTTTATTACTTTCGAATCATTCGACGTTCACAGAATCACACCCTCTTCCGTTATAAGCGCATGCTGCCAAACGCAACATATGTTGCGAGTCGAGCTGTTTGTGCTTTTTTGTGAATCCTTGCAATTCGTTTCTTCACTCGGAATGGCCAGCTAGCCCCAGGCTTGACTCATGCATCTGCTTCAGTTTTCCTGCTTCACTGGCTCCTGGAATTCCCCCCATCCAGCGCCCAGGATGTACACGCTTGAAAGCAGCTTCTACGCTAAACTCCCCACGTGAGGTTCCATTAGTCACGCGGCATTCCTCGCAAATGTACTCAGCATTGTCGTACAACAAAACACtaaaacattgatttttgaatttcTCCCACCATCGCGTCTTGCTAAATGTTCACTTGcaggggaagggagggggcggaggggatcggatcggaagtGGATCTAACAAGGATATCCCAACAACCGCTCGTCCCCTTACAAACACATCCCTCCCCTATCTTCACGTATTCCGATTGCCACTGTTTAGGAAAAATGGTGTTTGCATTAGTGTGCCGATGTCTGTGTCTCTGCGGGTTTTCCGAGTTAGACTGTTTCTGTGTTCCTGTCTTCTTAAAAAGTTTCTCTATTTTCGATTTGTGCGTTGCTGTGAAAATGAAGGGTTTTCTATCTTCCTagtattttttcttctcaccTCATGGACACGCACACTGTAACACTATCAGCTACTACTCTGCTTAGTACTACTACATCTTACACCGcggtttggagtttttttttaatattcgcCCCAcacgtacaaacacacacacgcacacccagGATAAGCTGTTAAATGCTAACTAATGTAGTTTCCGGAGGGGGGAGTATTACACTTTTCACGAGGGCCACCATCGGTCGGTGCAACGGTTCACGGTGTTCTAATGGTTGTGTTGCACAATGGACAGAGGGTAGTAGCCGGTTTATAAAACTTCTTAGCGTACAAGAATGATTCCCATTTGATCAATGAGACTAGGGGAGGCTCAACAATCCTTCTCGAACGCTTCATCAATCCCCACAATCCTGCGTATGCGTTAGTAGTcgttttttgggttttcttttACTTAATTACATACTGGTATGGccggtttgtgtgtgcgtatgaATGTTGGTTTGAATGTCGAATGGTAAAGTACAAAGTAGATAAAGACTGGTTAGCAATTTTAGTACTTTTCTATGCGTGCATGCTCCCGGTTTTTTAGTTAAATGGCCTGTATCTTGTGAAACACCATCACGTCTGCTTCTGGGTATTGTTTTAAGTAATATTGTCCGGCGTTCGTGCATGCTGCAATGGTTTGAAATAGGATATTGGGTTAAATTGTTAAAAAGAAGTTCTAGCAGCACCCTGAACCGGATGCCTTTCTGTTTACTATGCGTGTAGGAAGTTCTCTCTGTGGAGATGCGCCAATGCGTGCCTGCCTCATCAAGCTTTATATAAAAGGTTTCTCCTAATAAAGCGGCCAACACTTCATTTCCTATCTCCAGTAGCTAGTACACAAGAGGGTTCTActagttttcattttaaaactGCACTGCACGGGCGGTGCCATTGGAATTGTGAGTCAGGCGCCGAGAATTatggaataaaaaagggatGTTCTGTTAGCATGGGTCAAAAAACACATGCTCACGCATGTGTAGCTGCTTGCTTTTGCATGGTTCTAGCCACTAGTGATCACTTTCCTAGTGATCATTTCCACCATCATCTGTGATCTTCAATAATTTCCAGAAAAAGGATCGCACCGGTTTCTGAGGAGTAGAAACGGAGTAGAgctaaatgtttttttctactttcaaATGTACAAATTACCTCCGTGTTTCGGGACCTTCCGCCCGGTAATTCAGCGGTATAGAGGCTGCAGGAGGGCGACAGGATCGACCAATCGAGCGTTTTTTGTGGGGGTATAAATATAAATGTAGTCGTAAAGTGTGTAAAATGTCAAGGGAACGTGTGTACTTCTGGTTTTTGTGGTATGGATTTGCGTTTATGCGTTGCTTTATTTTCTCTTCCGCTTTCCCACGTGTCTCCCTCGTCACATATTCCGTTCTTTAGCTCCCAGAGAGTTCTCCCCGTTTGCCGGTCAAAGAGGGCCGGCTCGCAATATTCCCCGCTTATTTAACCTATGCTGAGATATCTAGTTTAATTTACTGTTTACTTCATATGCTTACTTTACGCGTTCCATCAATTGTCTATTCGTAGTTGAATGTTTTTGTGTATTTCTGTCTGTGTTGGTTTAATTATGGTGTGCGGCGCCGTATGTATATCGCTAGTAATGGGGGATGAGATGCTTGCCACTCCACAATCCACTCTAATCCGCGATTTCGTGTTCTACAGCTAAGCTAGCGAGTACATCATTGCTCTCCCCTCACTCTCACCCCTTGCTTCTGGTAAAATTGCATCAGAGAAGAGCGGCATTTCCGTAAGATTTTTGGCGAAATCCATCTCTGAAGTTTGGTTATATTCGAAACCTGTCGAAATGCACATGTTCATTATTGTATCCGGTTATTGAATGCTTGTTTGCTACCCTTATCTTCGGTCTCACTAAAAGATGATTTTAAAATGTGCAAAAACGAAATGGCTTTACGAGACCCAAAAGGAAGCGGATCAGGACCAGTTGAACGAACATAGCTTCTATGGCAGTACGACAACCGACCACTCGACCGAACCCACGCCCTTTcgatgctttgcttttgctttacGCATTTGCAGTCGCCAGCTGTTACAGGCCTCAAAACAGGCGAAAGCAACGTTTCATAAactgtgtgtctctgtgctgTGTAGAACAGTTTCTAGTGAAGTAGTTCACCTTTCCTTTTGTGCTACATTCAAACCGTTGGCATCGTACGCTGGAAACTAAAATC
Proteins encoded in this region:
- the LOC126574840 gene encoding adenosine 3'-phospho 5'-phosphosulfate transporter 2; protein product: MASGKSTAIYVGDKDLNRNRTGGDDPPEIKILCFDLTHYNRTTQFLLCCAGVFALYLVYGYMQELIFTLDGFRPYGWFLTLIQFAYYIGFGWIERSLERTTVPRCIPMRTYALLAFLTLGTMGLSNSSVGYLNYPTQVIFKCCKLIPVLIGSVLIQGKKHGPMDFFAAFAMCLGLILFTLADSQVQPDFDPFGVFLISMALLCDAAIGNVQEKAMREYRAPNNEVVIFSYGIGFVYLAVIMLVSGHLYKGIVFCAQHPVETYGYAFLFSLTGYLGIQIVLTLVRTCGAPMAATVTTARKAVTIALSFVFFSKPFTIQYLWSGLIVVFGIYLNVYSKRSKLTFADLGKMVRTIYQGTISRMPMARQGTKKLLLEV